In Rhodopirellula sp. P2, the DNA window TAGAAGACAAATTCATCGCGAAGAGATTCATCCGATGCGAAAGTGGAAGTCAAATCGACCCCGTCGATCTTTCGATCGTTCGCAAGTGCGACGCCCGTGATCGAAGCGATGGTGGGAAGCAGGTCCATGTTGGTGGCGAAAGCGTTGCTGGACGTGCCCGCGGGAATGCGTCCTGGTGCCCACATGATGCAGGGCACTCGTTGGCCGCCTTCAAATGTGGTTCCTTTTCCGGCTCGCAGGGGACCGGCACTGCCGCCATGGTTTTTGAATTGCAACCAAGGTCCATTGTCGCTGGTGTAAACAATCAACGTCTTTTCTGACAAACCAAGATCACGGACTGTTTGAATCAGCCGTCCCACTTCCGTGTCGATATGCTCGATCACACATTTGTAAGCGTTTTGCGGATCGGGATCGTAGACATCCTCCGGCACATACAAAGGAATGTGCGGCATGGAATGAGGCAGATACAAGAAGAACGGTTTGTCTTGGTTGGCTTCCACAAACTCAATGGCCCGATCCGTGTACCGGCGGGTGATGGTCCGTTGATCGGCGGGCAGTTCAATGATTTCTTCGCCTTCTACCAACGGCGTATTGAACAAGGTGACCGCGGAGGACTGGTCCGTCCAACGATCATCCGATGACATCTTCCCGAGTCGTTTGTTGTCGGGATGATTCATGTCATTGGAATACGGAATCCCGTAGTAAGAATCAAAACCGTTGGATGTTGGCAGCGTTTCCTTGTGATGCCCCAGGTGCCACTTGCCAACGCAAGCGGTGGCATAGCCCGCTGACTTCAAATGGTCAGCGATCGTGACTTCCTCGGGATGCAGCCCGTAATTGCTTTGCGGGAACAAGACATGCTGATGCAATCCAACTCGTTTGGGATAGCAGCCTGTCAGGAGAGCGGCTCGAGATGGCGAACACACCGAGCAAGCGGAATAAAAGCTGGTGTAGCGACGTCCTTCGCTGGCCAAGCGATCCAGGTTGGGTGTTTTAATATTGGGCGAACCAAAGCAACCCAAGTCGTTGTAGCCCTGATCATCGGTGAAGATCACGATGACGTTGGGTTTCTCGGATGGGTCGGTCGACTCAGCCGCCAAACCGGGCCGACCGAGCAACGTCAGCACCGTGGCGAGGCCAAAGAAAGCGGCTCGGAAGCGAGGGATTGGAAAAGCACATCGGGAAGACATGAACTCGCCTTGCGAAAAGGTAGGGACGGAGGGAGGGAGGGCTATGGTTCCAACCGCACGAGGGAACCGGTGGGCTGCGGTCCATCATAGCCACTGCTGCCAGACGAAGCAGCAAAGGATGGTGCCTTCAGACCGCACATCCACGACGGCCCCCTCCGGGGCGTCGATTCAATGAGTGAGGTAGCGGAACTCGCCAAGAGTTTCGGCCTGCACCGTTATTCGCCGAAAGTCTTGGCGACTTCCGCTACGGCCAGATGCGTCAGTAATAAAATCGACATCCTCCGGGGCGAATGCGCGTGAATAGCGCCGAGAGAGCCTCGAGACCCACCCGCCTTGATCCACGACCTCCTCAGCGGGCGAGCAACGCCTTGGTGGCGATCGTGATGTCGGGCTGGCGCATCAGCGATTCGCCTACCAAGATGGCTTTGATGCCACCTGCTTTCAGCATCGCTACATCATCCGCGGTTCGGATGCCGCTTTCACCGACCACCAATCGATCCGACGGAATGCCGGCGGCCATGCGGACGCAGTGCTGCAGATCGGTTTCGAAAGTTCGCAGGTCTCGGTTGTTGATTCCGACCAATCGGGTCTTGGTTGCCAGAACCGGAGCCAGGTTCTCGGGTTCGTACAGTTCGATCAGCGTTTGCAGGCCCAACTCAGCGG includes these proteins:
- a CDS encoding sulfatase family protein; the protein is MSSRCAFPIPRFRAAFFGLATVLTLLGRPGLAAESTDPSEKPNVIVIFTDDQGYNDLGCFGSPNIKTPNLDRLASEGRRYTSFYSACSVCSPSRAALLTGCYPKRVGLHQHVLFPQSNYGLHPEEVTIADHLKSAGYATACVGKWHLGHHKETLPTSNGFDSYYGIPYSNDMNHPDNKRLGKMSSDDRWTDQSSAVTLFNTPLVEGEEIIELPADQRTITRRYTDRAIEFVEANQDKPFFLYLPHSMPHIPLYVPEDVYDPDPQNAYKCVIEHIDTEVGRLIQTVRDLGLSEKTLIVYTSDNGPWLQFKNHGGSAGPLRAGKGTTFEGGQRVPCIMWAPGRIPAGTSSNAFATNMDLLPTIASITGVALANDRKIDGVDLTSTFASDESLRDEFVFYSAHGVLEGIRMGDWKYLRQVARRGPKAKGPKPEPKVFLFDLSQDIGEKNNLAEQQPERVQKMHARMEKLNEEITANARPVWRKKVNS